Proteins from a single region of Oncorhynchus tshawytscha isolate Ot180627B linkage group LG03, Otsh_v2.0, whole genome shotgun sequence:
- the LOC112238788 gene encoding trans-1,2-dihydrobenzene-1,2-diol dehydrogenase translates to MATRWGICSAGKISHDFSVALRTLPHDDHQIVAVAARNLHHAQEFAKKHNIPRVYGSYEELAKDSEIDVVYVGTIHSHHLSTGKLFLTSHKNVLIEKPLAMNLREVLELTNTAKENDVFLMEAIWTRFFPVSVEVGRLLGQGEVGEVQMVRADLGAPLTHIPRLTHRELGGGALLDLGIYCLQFVFMVFNGERPESIQAMGYCIDTGVDGTVVLVLKFSGNRMAVCTCSITMMLTNDAVITGTKGTIKVPNHMWCPTSLEVNGEVTQYPLPEPSLPLNFIHSTGLRYEAEEVRQCLLKELKESSGMPWSHSHLLAEVMDEARRQVGVTYNQDSIQ, encoded by the exons ATGGCAACACGGTGGGGAATCTGCAGTGCAGGGAAAATCAGCCACGACTTTTCAGTTGCTCTGAGGACCCTACCTCACGACGACCACCAG ATTGTGGCTGTTGCTGCTCGGAATCTCCATCATGCACaagagtttgccaaaaagcacaaCATCCCAAGAGTCTATGGGAGCTATGAGGAGCTAGCAAAAGACTCAGAGATAG ATGTGGTGTATGTGGGAACCATCCACTCTCACCACCTGAGCACAGGTAAGCTCTTCTTGACCTCCCATAAGAACGTGCTCATAGAGAAACCCCTGGCCATGAATCTAAGAGAGGTACTGGAGCTCACCAACACAGCCAAGGAGAATGATGTCTTTCTGATGGAG GCCATCTGGACTCGTTTCTTCCCTGTGTCTGTAGAGGTGGGCAGGCTGCTGGGCCAGGGTGAGGTGGGAGAGGTCCAGATGGTAAGGGCCGACCTGGGAGCCCCCCTCACACACATCCCTCGCCTGACCCATAGAGAGCTGGGTGGAGGGGCACTACTGGACCTGGGGATCTACTGCCTGCAGTTTGTCTTCATGGTGTTCAATGGGGAGAGACCGGAGTCCATCCAAGCCATGGGATACTGTATTGACACAG GAGTGGATGGAACAGTAGTTTTGGTCTTAAAGTTCTCTGGGAACAGAATGGCTGTGTGCACATGCTCCATCACGATGATGCTGACAAATGATGCTGTTATCACTGGGACCAAGGGGACCATCAAG GTCCCCAACCACATGTGGTGTCCTACGAGCCTGGAGGTGAATGGAGAGGTGACGCAATACCCTCTCCCTGAGCCTAGCCTTCCCCTCAACTTCATTCACAGTACTGGGCTGCGCTACGAAGCAGAGGAGGTCAGGCAGTGTCTGCTTAAAG AGCTGAAGGAGAGCTCTGGAATGCCTTGGTCACACTCACACCTTCTCGCCGAAGTCATGGATGAAGCCAGAAGACAAGTGGGAGTGACATATAATCAAGACAGCATCCAATGA